A genomic region of Thunnus albacares chromosome 2, fThuAlb1.1, whole genome shotgun sequence contains the following coding sequences:
- the LOC122969115 gene encoding growth-regulated alpha protein-like isoform X1, with translation MKSAVIAFLTCLLVLYVQGQSDTARTCRCSNSYVGRVNTKVIQGMPDIHHPSVFCLKTEIIVTIADKKKCVNPASPLGKIILKNMSKQKKNEAVSMTTTTSQTNTQSSTSHHTTSTM, from the exons ATGAAGTCAGCTGTCATTGCCTTTCTCACCTGCCTGCTTGTCCTCTATGTACAAG GACAATCAGACACCGCTAGGACATGCAGATGTTCAAACAGTTATGTCGGCCGGGTCAACACAAAGGTCATCCAGGGAATGCCAGACATACACCACCCAAGTGTCTTCTGTCTAAAGACAGAAATTAT TGTCACAATAGCAGATAAGAAGAAGTGTGTAAATCCAGCATCACCACTGGGAAAAATCATTCTGAAAAACATGAGCAA GCAAAAGAAGAATGAAGCTGTGAGCATGACGACGACTACCAGTCAAACTAATACACAGAGTTCAACGAGTCACCAC ACAACATCCACCATGTAG
- the LOC122969115 gene encoding uncharacterized protein LOC122969115 isoform X3: MKSAVIAFLTCLLVLYVQGQSDTARTCRCSNSYVGRVNTKVIKGMPDIYHPSVFCLKTEIIVTIADKKKCVNPESPLGKIILKNMSRQKKNEAVSMTTTTSQTNTQSSTSHHTTSTM, translated from the exons ATGAAGTCAGCTGTCATTGCCTTTCTCACCTGCCTGCTTGTCCTCTATGTACAAG GACAATCAGACACCGCTAGGACATGCAGATGTTCAAACAGTTATGTCGGCCGGGTCAACACAAAG GTCATCAAGGGAATGCCAGACATATACCACCCAAGTGTCTTCTGTCTAAAGACAGAAATTAT TGTCACAATAGCAGATAAGAAGAAGTGTGTGAATCCAGAGTCACCACTGGGAAAAATCATTCTGAAAAACATGAGCAG GCAAAAGAAGAATGAAGCTGTGAGCATGACGACGACTACCAGTCAAACTAATACACAGAGTTCAACGAGTCACCACACAACATCCACCATGTAG
- the paxx gene encoding protein PAXX: MDVNKTSYCIVLDKKSRSKFICYTRRKNGAFNICLTDAADVWSAEYTEDTLKQFKQKFALKSTEDYTLKLRSACGSGDVSVLVHDSSAELRVGSSPADLSVTLSKLDGPQATEELKELLFRMADSLAQPDGGSPSVSPVKDHQRRPAEFEPRQQQNCAPSVTVKKRLPGASLINPGMKKKREATGVAFDDADDD; encoded by the exons ATGGATGTGAACAAGACGTCTTACTGCATTGTGTTGGATAAAAAGAGCAGATCTAAATTCATCTGCTACACACGCAGAAAAAACGGCGCATTCAACATTTg TTTGACAGATGCTGCTGACGTCTGGAGCGCAGAGTACACCGAGGACACTCTGAAACAGTTT aaacagaaGTTTGCCTTGAAATCTACAGAGGATTACACCCTAAAACTCAG GTCGGCGTGTGGTAGCGGGGATGTGTCTGTCTTGGTGCATGACAGCAGTGCAGAGCTCCGTGTGGGCTCCAGTCCCGCTGACCTGAGTGTGACCCTGTCCAAGCTGGACGGTCCGCAGGCGACAGAGGAGCTCAAGGAGCTGCTGTTCAGGATGGCTGACAGCCTCGCTCAGCCTGAcg GTGGATCCCCGTCTGTCAGTCCGGTGAAGGATCACCAAAGGCGGCCGGCAG agtTTGAGCCCCGACAGCAGCAGAACTGCGCTCCATCAGTGACGGTGAAGAAACGACTTCCAGGAGCTTCACTCATCAACCCAGGAATGAAAAA aaagcGTGAAGCGACGGGCGTGGCCTTCGATGACGCAGATGATGACTGA
- the LOC122969115 gene encoding uncharacterized protein LOC122969115 isoform X4, with product MKSAVIAFLTCLLVLYVQGQSDTARTCRCSNSYVGRVNTKVIQGMPDIHHPSVFCLKTEIIVTIADKKKCVNPESPLGKIILKNMSRQKKNEAVSMTTTTSQTNTQSSTSHHTTSTM from the exons ATGAAGTCAGCTGTCATTGCCTTTCTCACCTGCCTGCTTGTCCTCTATGTACAAG GACAATCAGACACCGCTAGGACATGCAGATGTTCAAACAGTTATGTCGGCCGGGTCAACACAAAGGTCATCCAGGGAATGCCAGACATACACCACCCAAGTGTCTTCTGTCTAAAGACAGAAATTAT TGTCACAATAGCAGATAAGAAGAAGTGTGTGAATCCAGAGTCACCACTGGGAAAAATCATTCTGAAAAACATGAGCAG GCAAAAGAAGAATGAAGCTGTGAGCATGACGACGACTACCAGTCAAACTAATACACAGAGTTCAACGAGTCACCACACAACATCCACCATGTAG
- the LOC122969115 gene encoding growth-regulated alpha protein-like isoform X7, with amino-acid sequence MKSAVIAFLTCLLVLYVQGQSDTARTCRCSNSYVGRVNTKVIQGMPDIHHPSVFCLKTEIIVTIADKKKCVNPASPLGKIILKNMQKKNEAVSMTTTTSQTNTQSSTSHHTTSTM; translated from the exons ATGAAGTCAGCTGTCATTGCCTTTCTCACCTGCCTGCTTGTCCTCTATGTACAAG GACAATCAGACACCGCTAGGACATGCAGATGTTCAAACAGTTATGTCGGCCGGGTCAACACAAAGGTCATCCAGGGAATGCCAGACATACACCACCCAAGTGTCTTCTGTCTAAAGACAGAAATTAT TGTCACAATAGCAGATAAGAAGAAGTGTGTAAATCCAGCATCACCACTGGGAAAAATCATTCTGAAAAACAT GCAAAAGAAGAATGAAGCTGTGAGCATGACGACGACTACCAGTCAAACTAATACACAGAGTTCAACGAGTCACCAC ACAACATCCACCATGTAG
- the LOC122969115 gene encoding uncharacterized protein LOC122969115 isoform X2, producing the protein MKSAVIAFLTCLLVLYVQGQSETANSCKCLNGYVGRVNTKVIKGMPDIYHPSVFCLKTEIIVTIADKKKCVNPESPLGKIILKNMSRQKKNEAVSMTTTTSQTNTQSSTSHHTTSTM; encoded by the exons ATGAAGTCAGCTGTCATTGCCTTTCTCACCTGCCTGCTTGTCCTCTATGTACAAG GACAATCAGAAACCGCTAATTCATGCAAGTGTTTAAACGGTTATGTCGGCCGGGTCAACACAAAGGTCATCAAGGGAATGCCAGACATATACCACCCAAGTGTCTTCTGTCTAAAGACAGAAATTAT TGTCACAATAGCAGATAAGAAGAAGTGTGTGAATCCAGAGTCACCACTGGGAAAAATCATTCTGAAAAACATGAGCAG GCAAAAGAAGAATGAAGCTGTGAGCATGACGACGACTACCAGTCAAACTAATACACAGAGTTCAACGAGTCACCACACAACATCCACCATGTAG
- the LOC122969115 gene encoding uncharacterized protein LOC122969115 isoform X6, whose amino-acid sequence MKSAVIAFLTCLLVLYVQGQSETANSCKCLNGYVGRVNTKVIKGMPDIYHPSVFCLKTEIIVTIADKKKCVNPESPLGKIILKNMQKKNEAVSMTTTTSQTNTQSSTSHHTTSTM is encoded by the exons ATGAAGTCAGCTGTCATTGCCTTTCTCACCTGCCTGCTTGTCCTCTATGTACAAG GACAATCAGAAACCGCTAATTCATGCAAGTGTTTAAACGGTTATGTCGGCCGGGTCAACACAAAGGTCATCAAGGGAATGCCAGACATATACCACCCAAGTGTCTTCTGTCTAAAGACAGAAATTAT TGTCACAATAGCAGATAAGAAGAAGTGTGTGAATCCAGAGTCACCACTGGGAAAAATCATTCTGAAAAACAT GCAAAAGAAGAATGAAGCTGTGAGCATGACGACGACTACCAGTCAAACTAATACACAGAGTTCAACGAGTCACCACACAACATCCACCATGTAG